tgtgatataaacaattttaacactcttaggaatatgtgccacgctgtgaagccacaccaaacaagaatgacaaacacatttcgggagaacatcctcccagtaacacaacataaacgcaacacaacaaatacccagaatcctttgcatccatgacagtcCTGActgttttatacaccccgctaacaGCAAACCGTCGGTAAGGTggacggggttgggggtgcgggggtgtaaaatatattataaaatgttggttcatgtggacggcgggtggatgacgactatggtgatgcggttgcggatgatataattgcctatccgggcATCTCTAATATGTAGGTATTCGCCTCAATATGGCACTGGGATTAAAACAAGAGTTGGGAACAGTATCCCATCCTTTTAAAAATAAGTAACAACAAATGATTTTGTTAAATAGCTAGGGGTGTGAATTTGTGAACAATTCATTCGAttggactagcggtagaaaatggatgaatagattcaatttgattttaattcttGGGGTAAAAATTAGAAAATTATCAATTcaaacacaattctcgattcaaattaTCACTAGGGcggcaacaactaatcgattaaatcaatTAAAATCAATTGTAAAAATAGTTggtgattaatttagtcatcgattcgttggatgtatgcaatgcgcgcGCGCGgatgcttttttattttattcttttccccctaaacctttatttataaactgctgcttttacaaacagctgaaaaacaataatcaaaataagtacaaagacAGTAAAAAACAGCGCCAAGACGGCGCTGAGGCTACGTCTCATGTGGTGGCAGTAAACCTGCCAATGATGTGTCCTGTGCATCTCACATGACGACGCCGTCACCTTTCCTGGAAACTTTCGAAAAATAgcggagggaaacagtacggatagttcagcggcGAAACATCTggaggttattgcttcaatggagaaaagtgtatgACCTAAATCTTCAAAAatgtcggaacactttactttaaagacttcaaagaagacatttcctTCACAATGTGCAGCATGGACATCGCGTAgcacggaaggacaacattgcttcgggaGCACCTGAAGAGGAGCCATTGCTGAAGGGAAGacctcacggtacgtaacttttttaagtccatagtctgagtatattgatccgttgtgtccgtctttgtgtgtttttaatcttttgttaacgaggagattttttttaaggcagcgcagcagcaactgttgtgtaatAACTTTcagtgttaggaactttttggatagtgcGGTGACTTCTTTTTCTGTGTTGTTAAGAGTCGCAACAGacattcataagttcagcttttttaTGAGTTAcgttaacgttatgtctttgttgcaacgcggggctgataatgtgtctccggcacatttgactccgttttgagagagaaaacgcacatttaacaatttggaaataaacgtaacggacagaaatatatttcaggttggtttcataatggatcaatgtagccagGCCCAACCTGTTCTATATCTGATCCAGttttgatctgatgagttacatttctgtgttattattggtgtccatttatttaatttagcagtttttttaatgtggtggcttatttgtcagaaattattaattaaatcaactgggtatgtattgagttacatgtaaatgatgctactatgtacattcataatatggtttctctcatttcagaaagaaacaaaccagcattagagacttggtacaaagaaaggtgtgcacaccacggcAAGCGGCTGCACTGACTAATGCTATCCTTAGAATGTTGGTAACTGACATAAGGCCACTATCAATGGtagaggatgaaggttttagacaaatgattcacgtcctcaacctcggttacactcttccctcgaggaacaATTTTAcaaaactgatggagaggaagtacgagcagacattccatgcagtgtagactgacataaaagccacccagagcaaaattgctctcactactgatgtatggacaagtgtagcctaccttggcaatacatgccacaacattggagacaaatggaacatgaagtcaatctgctttacgaccatgccactagaggaaagacattcagcatccaacattgcagaatggttggaataggtaatggccaggtttgaaattcccttaagcaaaattattgctattgtgcaggactATGCTgcactctttaaaaaaaaaaaaaaaaattgtaacacttgccttgttttatttggcaagtcaaaAGGACaaggtgccagtatgctgttttgtaataaagtattggaaaggatagaaatgtagtttgtctcttatatccgattattaatcgattaattgaAGTAATAGTTGACAGATTattcgattatcaaattaatcattagttgcagccctaattctcAAAATATATTATtacgtaaaaaaattaaaaaaaataaaaaattaaaaaaagagtataacaaaacaggttacaggtcacAAAAGCTTATGACGTATGACATACGTGCAgcgaacatacatacatatatacatatatataaatatatatacatatatatacatatacatacatatatatatatatatatatatacatacatatatatatatatacatatacatatatacatatatatatatatatacatatacatatatacatatacatatatatatatatatatatatacatatatacatacatacatacacatatatatatatatacatatacatatatatacatatatatatatatacatacatacatacacatatatatatatatatacatatatacatacatacatacacatatatatatatatacatatatatacatacacatacacatatatatatatacatatatacatacatacatacacatatatatatatatatatacatatatatatatatatatatatatatatatatatatacatatatatatatatatatatatatatatatacatatacatatacatatacatatacatatatatatatatatatatatatatatatatatatacatacaccaaaTAGAACACTGGTGTGGAAATAGGAGTTTAGAACATTCTACCATCACTTAGAAATAATTTAAAACACAGTAAAACAAATCAAGACAAAAACACAATTCTCAATTAAACACATGTATAGAAACAGGAGCTTAGAACATCCCCCCCATccctttataaaaataaaataaatctttgaAAAATGATTATCAATTGAAAAAGGTATGGTTAATTTTGACGATAATCAAGCAATTTTAGTCAAAGGCCACCCTGATATTAATACTTCAGTTTACTTGAATTACTTGTCTAAACTGTCTACCCTATTTTGTATTGTATCTAGTATAGTGTTGATGGCTGCAGTTATatattattttagtaatcaagtaaTCTATCAATTAGTCTGATTAGATGATTCGAAATTGGTTAAACagactttatagcctcaatgcatattttagggaaaatagtagGAATTAATAATTTTTCTGCCTGCCATAACATTCATTGctttttctaataaatgcacatcatcaacattgaaacaGGCAGCATATTGCCCTATGTGTGCTGCCACACAGATCCGAGTACCCACACACAACTGCTCTCCTGTGCGCGCTAATGCAGCGGCCGTGCGGAACTCGGTCTGTGTATTTAAAGTTCCGACTCGCACTCCAAGCAGTCtggattttataattttttattagtAGCCTTAGTTACCTAATTagagcaacagaatataaatgaAAGATTTTCTTAAAATTGTTATTTAATTAATCGATTTATTCGattaattgttgcagccctacTGTTTTGTTGAACCATGTACCTGTAGCATGTGGTGAAACAAGTAATGAAGCAAGCCAAAATAAGTGATCAACTCTGCAGACAAACACTGACGGGCAGGCAGAAAATGCAAACGGCAACCATCAAACCCTAAAAGTCCAAGCGGAAAGTGTGACTTTTCACAGTTTAATGCCTGCGGGAGGATCTCACTCGCAGTTTACTCAGCAACAGCTTGAATACGACACAAGCAGCTTACCCATTGGCAAGTAAATGGTTAACAGCCAGTGCTGTGTCTCAATTTGCACACTTCTAGACTAAAACTCGACAAATTTTAAGTGCAAAAATTGCGTTCACACTAACATGTTCTGCAAAACACAGTCAATGCACATAGGCTGTGATAATACAATTACAAATGATACGCTTAAAATGATAATATTTTGAGGATTGTTATCATATTGTTCATATTTGTCCTTGCTCAGGACTATCGGCAACATGAAAACATTACCACTGTGTAGAGAAAAGCTTATAATGCAGTttacatttaattaattatttaattaattttaattttaaagacattaaaacatGAATGCAAAAACCTTACCAAAATGTCTACCATGACAGGGACTCAAACTCAAGACTTACTGCTTTGCAAATTAGTTACTAAAGACGAGCGCGACGGAGCCAACTGAAGTTCTACAGTAAAATCTGTCCTAACAGAAAATCATGACGCGGCCAAGAAAATGTTTTGGGTAAAATATTATATGAAGCGCCCTGTCATTAAAAAATTTACAATTTAATGTGTTTCTTCACATTAAACGCCCCCTCCACTGATTGCGAAGCACAGGACAGGCTGACCTCTGTGAATAGAACTTGACTGACACGACACCATCAGCATTTTACATCAATTTCATTCAGATGAAACCAACATTAGTTACATCGTTATGATTTAATGTTGACATTATATTTACAGCCCATTTCAGATCAGGTGGTCTTTACAGTAATAGTGGACTTCATTGTGTTTCGTTGTTGGAGTTGTGCATGACCAAAGATCGTATATCGAGAGAGGATGATCTACCCTCCGCATGGTGATGTACAGCACACACAATCTCTACATAAATTCCATTTTGCAGTCAGTCATACCATCTTTTTGTCACTTAAAAAAATACTGAGGACATGACCTCAGTGTCCTCAATGGGAGTTACGGCCATGCGTCTGGCAACAAACTGCACTTGTCATGGCCCACATGGTGAACCACCACTAACGAAGCAACAGGTCGGAATTTTTATAACTTTAGTAGTTGCGATTTTCAATTAAAGAAAGAGAAGCAGCAGATAAATATTGCAATCATCATTTCCGCTTAGTATGGAATGAGAGTAATCAATATGGAAGAGCACTACAATGTCAACACTTTTAAGTACACTGAGTTCACAGTAGGGTTGCACGTTTTTGCAACCCTACTGTGATCTGAATTTGGTTGACAAAAAAGCTTGTATTGCCACCGTTAgattgtgataatgcatgttgacaaCACATTTTGTGACCAGTGATCAGCTAACGAACAAAATGTAGCATTCTCATTggtggctaatgtccctccacagtgcaaagtcacttctaagtcagcaatcctcgcctccatggcggtaaaaaaaaacaaggccTCTGACAAGTAGGAAGAGGAATAGCTAAAGACACCATAGGACCATACAATAAGCCATGGCAGACCcggcagcgatcctgttctgtctccctgtaatgtttgtgtgatcttgaatgggattgtgctgaaaattttattttcccctcggggattaataaagtatgtctgattctgattctgatgtaatAACCGCTAAGCTACAATTCTTGACTGTAAATAAAAGTGGGCGTATGGAAACAAATATCGACATGTATGGTCGATACTACAAAttgatattattatcattaaaaaaaaaaagtttttgtaatTGTTTACAAACTCTAGTTTTCTGCCTTTAAAGCCCTCCTGAGTGAGCGTCTCTCCACACATGCTGACCATTCCTATGTGCAGATGTGGGAGGAGCTTCTGTGTTTGTTTGGAGTGTTTGAAAAAGTGTGTGTTATTGCATGGGTGAGGGTCTGCTcgagcatatgtgtgtgtgttttagcaaACGAAGAAGGAGAAGGGGGGAGTTAAGTGATTCAAGGAAAACTGcttcctgctgcagctttgtttTCCAGTAAAGTGAGGGAGGAGGATGAGTGTTCTTCAATCTTATCGATACACTATCACGCAGCACTGGAGGTCGTCTGCAGGTCTGATTCCATCATCCTATTCCACAGGACTTCGCAATCAATCGCTCATTATCTTGATTACATTGAGAGAGAGCGGTTTCACAGTAAAGGCAAAAAGGACGCAGGATGTGTGTTACATTTTTCATCTGTTTTTTACCAACAGGCCAGTCTGCGGCCTTGTCTTTAAATAGCAACTTCCGGCTTCGATGTCACAATATGAGAAAACATCTGGTTTTGGTCCGTTTTTTTAATTTCTGctaaaataagatttacatttttgTTAGATTAAATATACAACAAACATCTAACCATTTTTTAGATGGAGTGGTAGCCTCTCCTTCTTCTTACTTCTTTTTGGATTGTGATGAACGTTCGAAATAAACTACACTGAAAATTAAACTTGTTTTTTCTCTACAAATTTTTCCTTTGTTGTGGTCCatttgtccattttctaccgcttatttgttGTAGTTACAAATGTTATTCAAATAAACCagcgattctcaaactgtggtatgccaaataatcacttaattaaatatttcaaatataattagagatatccgataatatcggacttccGATATTATcgactgataaatgctttaaaatgtaatatcggaaatgattggtatcagtttcaaaaagtaaaatgtatgactttttaaaacgccgctgtacagagtggtacacggacatagggagaagtacagagcgccagtaaaccttaaaggagaacattatcaccagacctatgcaagcgtcaatatataccttgatggtgcagaaaaaagaccatatattttttcaaccgattttcgaactctaaatgggtgaattttggcgaattaaacggctttctgtttatcgctctttttgcgatgacgtcagaacgtgacgtctccgaggtaatacagccgccattttcattttcaacacattacaaacaccgggtctcagctctgttattttccgttttttccactattttttggaactttggagacatcatgcctcgttgttgtgttgttggagggtgtaacaacactaacagggagggattcaagttgcaccactggcccgaagatgcgaaagtgtctgccgctagacccccattgaatgtgccaaagtgtctccacattttaccggcgatgacagacatggcacagagatgtatggataacctgcagatgcatttgcaacgataaattcaacgaaatcacaaaggtgagttttgttgatgttgacttatgtgctaatcagacatatttggttgcggcgtgactgccagctaatcgatgctaacatgctacgctaatcgacgctaacatgctatttaccggcggtgctaaagcagacatggcacagagatgtatggataacctgcagatgcatttgcaactataaagtcaacgaattcacaaaggtgagttttgttgatgttgactgccagctaagcgatgctaacatgctatgctaatcgatgctaacatgcgatttaccggcgttgctaaagcagacatggcacagagatgtatggataacctgcagatgcattttcaactatattacgtttacttccacccacatttaatgcgaaaaaaacacttaccaatcgaaggatttaagttgttccagtgtcacaagatgccaaagtcctgatcgtttggtccgcacattttaccggcgatgctaacgcagctattcggccatgctatggctatgaatagcgtcaatagctattcgctcaatagcttcagtttcttcttcaatactttcatactccaaccatccgtttcaatacatgcgtaatctgttaaattgcttaagtcgctgaaatccgagtctgaatcggagctaatgtcgctatatcttgcagtGGTATTCAcccttgtttgtttacattggcagcactgtatgacgtcacagggaaatggacagtctcattgtaaatagcgaaaatcaagcactttaaagctttttttagggatattcggggaccggtaaaattttgaaaaaaaattcaaaaaatacaacaagccactgggaactgatttttattgttttaacctttttgaaattgtgataatgttcccctttaaaggcactgcctctgtGTGCCGCCCCAATCACAAAATAGCTACGgtttatcacacacacaagtgaatgcaaggcataattggtcaacagccatacaggtcacactcagggtggccgtatcaacaacttcaacactgttacaaatatgtgccacaatgtgaacccacaccaaacaagaatgacaaacacatttcgggagaccatccacaccataacacaacataaacacaacagaacaaatacccagaaccccttgcagcactaactcttccataATTTCGATTACCTAAAAGAACAATATCTTGACACAAAGGCAATTTTATTGACAGAATGTTAGACACGAACTTTTTAATATTCTTCTGTTTTGGGGAATTTGCATCTGTAAATAATTTGCATCTGTAAATAATATGCAATTATGATTATTTTCATCCATGATCCCGCACCCCTGGTGCAGGTAGGACCTTCTCCTTTCTCTGCAACAGGCCACATTTTAAGTTCGAAAATGTCAGAGTTGGCCGAAGGAGCCATGACTATGGAAGAAGAGCGGGAAATGGATGACAAAGTTGTCAGTACAGAGAAAGCAGAAGAAGCCAAGATAAAGGTCATGCATCCCAATCTTGGAGCTAGACCGGGAGGTTCAGATTTTCTGAGAAAACGACTTCAGAAAGGGCTAAAGTATTTTGATTCTGGCGATTACAACATGGCCAAggccaaaatgaagaataaacACTTGCCATTAGCCCCAACAGAGAAGGCTCAGATCACAGGTGGTCACATCCCGACACCTCAGGACCTGCCTCAGAGAAAGACCTCTATTGCGACAAGCAAACTGGCTGAGCGATGAGTGTTTTTGTAGCTTTATTATAgctcggtatagctcgtttggtagagcggccgtgccagcaacttgatggttccaggttcgtttcccgctttggccatcctagtcactgccgttgtgtacttgggcaagacactttacccacctgctcccagggccacccacactggtttaaatggaacttcgatattgggtttcactatgtaaagcgctttgagtcactagagaaaagcgctatatataaatataattcacttcactatacttgtttatattggcaaatgtcatgttttaaacTGCAATCGTGTTCAATTAATGACACTTATGTATAACGAGCTTGTGTGCACagtttagctgttgtgtagctgctagctccttccTACAGCCTACCATacttaccttttgtaaattacttcACTATGCACACAAGTTTGATCGTGTCTTCTATTTTAGTGAAGAACATGTAGATAAGCTTTGCACAAGGACCGGTAAACACGCTGCCTAAGAGATTTTAAATGCAAGCTGATATTATCTGATACAATAACAGCACAAATTATAGTACATTGTTTaaatattttgtagtgtggaatgttagaaaaaattgatcaagtgaaattaccaGAAACACTTACCTTATAACAAATATATGCTTTTGAAAAGGAGTGGTAAAATGTTTATGGcaacacctagtggtcacaaCAATTCATTAGATTTAGCACATGATGCAGTAAATTGAATATTGCGGACACGtgtgttactggatactttttaatATTCTAC
Above is a genomic segment from Nerophis ophidion isolate RoL-2023_Sa linkage group LG02, RoL_Noph_v1.0, whole genome shotgun sequence containing:
- the LOC133569725 gene encoding cAMP-regulated phosphoprotein 19-like, whose protein sequence is MSELAEGAMTMEEEREMDDKVVSTEKAEEAKIKVMHPNLGARPGGSDFLRKRLQKGLKYFDSGDYNMAKAKMKNKHLPLAPTEKAQITGGHIPTPQDLPQRKTSIATSKLAER